The following proteins are encoded in a genomic region of Plasmodium coatneyi strain Hackeri chromosome 2, complete sequence:
- a CDS encoding Mismatch repair protein pms1-like protein: MKIQNIGEESIHNICSSQVIFTLSSVVKELVENSIDADATEIKIKLVENGIKLIQVNDNGAGIKKSNFENVCARHATSKITEFEDIHSSLNTLGFRGEALNSLCMLSDLHIVTKHDESSHGYLLTFDSLGRLSHEEPIARLRGTTVSCENIFKNIPIRKKDFIKNIKSQLSDLLLLMQQYAIIYSHIKFSIQNVVTVKGNVKNMNMLLTNGGKESIKNSVHTIYGKRNIGNLIDFNIDSEEWKLRAYISDNNSGRRDRDIQFYYINSRPIHVLKNVNKIINSIYKEFNSRLYPIIICNILSDTKNFDINVTPDKREVFFIYENELCEKIKTCLVSLLTPKTSQLVDTHIGDYFLKANNIQLPIMGVTSNDRRMLDRPKEEDTIGEVPHGGFPASEPIQIGQNVKKTTPSWEGSSTGGSFSEGERHSTTGGVKEELSMAQQGLQNGSDGDGHVDHVSQVDHEQTNVWPPQRSDDYEPKLCVQVKEELQEEECTPPFDSSEQFFGTPFVKEENRSPEQVDLPGRYHRAGRAQQGWQVEGSVPKKDPQGDTPQEEAPIVQAYEYQLGDGSTEEGCELEDHPSAHAFDFKLEDSPKLCVQEYQLEDMPNVSVQEYKLEDSPKLCVQEYKLEDPPMADSYECKLEDKGDSPHYDIIHRDGNDSGGEELKPQSQPEEGSPNRMVDPPNPAHYTFEQLKENIKSSCIKSIPIDINMYINREQMKSGFDYDQIHVVNLTNSEKIKNIIFPKGKEEEKANNYLCLTDKKQVNEYADLFNGSLSIKEAAGGEGQVGSISGASSNEDISFSNIDERQKDLYFKSNLFEKLKICGQFNKGFVISKIDLLYFQRGTGGKVANQAESGGEEGDPQGNSSYALFIIDQHAADEKSNFEKYNKIFTMKSQKLISKIDLELSPAQIYIIEKNLEIFLHNGFDVEIVEEPAQKRRRIKGGDTTVATDAMDETDLGEGVLMEVKVYLLSLPVFNGKILEVEDFMSLLHHLTEHPITYDKANFQMFIRNKGQPNKKTDTWFNYNFPRPQKVWRILASKACRNAIMVGKTLNVPEMIKIKKKLSVLKNPWNCPHGRPTIKYIINDMDIKSCFENYYIKLYDEITNLIVTKNYDAYKYLFHNHAFFLIMSTKPMLGPVLKFQ, encoded by the exons ATGAAGATCCAGAACATCGGGGAAGAGTCCATCCACAACATCTGCAGCAGCCAAGTGATATTCACGCTCAGCAGTGTAGTAAAGGAGCTAGTAGAAAATAGCATAGACGCAGATgcaacagaaataaaaataaagctaGTCGAAAATGGGATCAAATTAATACAAGTTAATGACAATGGGGCAGGAATTAAAAAGtcaaattttgaaaatgtttGTGCCAGACATGCCACGTCGAAGATTACTGAATTTGAGGATATACACAGTTCATTGAATACATTAGGGTTCAGAGGGGAAGCATTAAATTCCTTGTGTATGTTAAGCGATCTACACATTGTGACGAAGCATGATGAAAGTAGCCACGGGTATTTGCTAACATTTGACAGCCTTGGGAGACTAAGTCATGAAGAGCCAATCGCACGATTAAGAGGAACGACAGTAAGttgtgaaaatatttttaaaaatatccccataaggaaaaaagactttataaaaaatataaaatcgCAGCTCTCAGATTTGCTTCTCCTTATGCAACAGTACGCCATTATTTATTCTCacataaaattttccattcaaAATGTCGTCACAGTGAAGGggaatgtgaaaaatatgaatatgctATTAACAAACGGTGGGAAGGAAAGTATTAAAAATAGTGTACACACAATATATGGGAAGAGGAACATTGGTAATCTGATCGACTTCAATATAGACTCAGAAGAGTGGAAGTTACGGGCATACATAAGTGACAACAACAGTGGAAGGAGAGATAGAGACATCCAATTTTACTACATTAATAGTAGACCAATACAtgtgttaaaaaatgtgaataaaattataaactcCATTTATAAGGAATTTAATAGTAGGCTGTACCCCATCATTATTTGTAACATCCTTTCTGATaccaaaaattttgacataAATGTAACGCCAGATAAGAGAgaggttttttttatttacgaAAATGAATTGTGTGAGAAGATCAAGACGTGTTTGGTTAGTTTGCTTACCCCGAAAACTAGCCAACTGGTCGATACGCACATCggtgattattttttgaaGGCCAACAATATACAGCTCCCCATCATGGGGGTTACTTCCAATGATAGGCGAATGTTGGACCGAcctaaagaagaagataccATTGGAGAGGTACCCCACGGGGGATTCCCCGCAAGCGAACCGATTCAAATTGgccaaaatgtgaaaaagacAACACCTTCCTGGGAGGGCTCTTCCACCGGGGGAAGCTTCTCCGAGGGGGAAAGACATAGTACTACTGGGGGTGTCAAGGAGGAGTTATCTATGGCACAGCAGGGTCTCCAAAATGGAAGCGACGGAGATGGGCATGTGGACCATGTTAGCCAAGTTGACCATGAACAGACGAATGTGTGGCCTCCGCAAAGATCGGACGATTACGAACCAAAGTTGTGTGTGCAAGTGAAGGAGGAGCTGCAGGAGGAAGAGTGCACCCCCCCCTTTGACTCGAGTGAGCAATTTTTTGGCACTCCTTTCGTTAAGGAGGAGAATAGATCTCCCGAGCAAGTGGACCTCCCGGGCAGATATCATCGAGCGGGGCGAGCACAGCAGGGGTGGCAAGTCGAAGGATCCGTTCCGAAGAAAGACCCTCAGGGGGACACTCCACAGGAGGAAGCACCAATTGTGCAAGCGTACGAGTACCAGCTGGGGGACGGTTCGACGGAGGAGGGGTGCGAGCTCGAAGATCACCCCAGTGCACATGCGTTCGACTTTAAGTTGGAAGATTCGCCCAAGTTATGCGTTCAGGAGTACCAACTGGAGGATATGCCTAACGTGTCCGTTCAAGAATATAAGTTGGAAGATTCTCCTAAATTGTGCGTTCAGGAATATAAGTTGGAGGACCCGCCTATGGCTGACTCCTACGAGTGTAAACTGGAGGACAAAGGCGATAGTCCCCACTACGACATAATCCACAGGGATGGTAACGACTCTGGTGGGGAAGAACTCAAGCCACAAAGCCAACCTGAAGAAGGGAGTCCAAACAGAATGGTAGACCCACCCAATCCCGCCCATTACACCTTCGAACAATTAAAAGAGAACATAAAAAGTAGCTGCATCAAAAGCATCCCCATAGACATCAACATGTATATCAACAGGGAGCAAATGAAGAGCGGGTTCGATTATGACCAGATCCATGTGGTAAATTTAACAAATagcgaaaaaattaaaaatataatttttccaaaggggaaggaagaagagaaggccAACAACTACCTGTGCCTAACTGATAAGAAGCAGGTTAATGAATACGCGGATTTGTTTAACGGCAGCTTGAGCATAAAGGAGGCAGCCGGGGGGGAAGGTCAGGTGGGAAGCATCTCCGGAGCAAGCTCTAACGAAGACATCAGCTTCAGCAACATTGATGAACGGCAGAAGgatttatattttaagtCCAACTTATTTGAAAAACTTAAAATCTGTGGGCAATTTAATAAAGGCTTTGTCATTTCTAAAATTGACCTGTTGTACTTTCAAAGGGGTACTGGAGGAAAAGTGGCAAATCAAGCAGAGTCTGGAGGGGAGGAAGGCGATCCCCAGGGGAACAGCAGTTACGCGCTGTTCATTATAGACCAGCATGCTGCAGACGAAAAATCCAATTTCgaaaaatacaacaaaattttcaccaTGAAGTCACAAAAGTTGATTAGCAAAATCGACTTGGAGTTGAGTCCTGCGCAAATTTACATCATCGAAAAAAacttggaaatatttttgcacaatgGTTTTGACGTGGAAATTGTGGAGGAGCCCGCTcagaagaggagaagaataaaagggggCGATACGACCGTTGCAACCGATGCCATGGATGAGACGGACTTGGGGGAAGGTGTCCTGATGGAAGTGAAGGTTTACTTGCTCTCCCTCCCCGTGTTCAACGGAAAGATCCTGGAGGTTGAGGACTTCATGTCCCTACTCCACCACTTGACAGAACACCCGATAACCTACGACAAGGCCAATTTCCAGATGTTCATACGGAACAAGGGCCAACCCAATAAGAAGACGGACACCTGGTTTAACTACAACTTTCCGCGCCCCCAGAAGGTCTGGCGGATCCTGGCCTCCAA GGCCTGCAGAAACGCCATCATGGTCGGAAAGACCTTGAACGTGCCCGAAATGAtcaagattaaaaaaaaacttagcGTGTTGAAAAACCCGTGGAACTGCCCCCACGGAAGGCCGACCATCAAGTACATTATAAACGACATGGACATAAAAAGTTGCTTCGAAAATTACTACATAAAACTGTACGACGAAATTACAAATTTGATTGTTACGAAGAATTACGATGCCTATAAGTACCTCTTCCACAACCACGCCTTCTTTTTGATTATGTCTACCAAGCCGATGCTCGGCCCGGTGCTGAAGTTTCAGTGA
- a CDS encoding Aspartate--tRNA ligase, whose amino-acid sequence MEGETKQVNDKEGNHVANAADEVSDKKKEKKAKKLAEKEKKLAKKAERENQKNEATKVLEHVCEDIKKDNYGFVTVSKMKENKDDIKLLNLEEIYHTLMKVGGSAKVDNAKREDTASHSVVAQSDEEHLLQGDIWVRGRIHDIRSKGSLAFIILRQKLYSMQCILDIKNNDNDKNMMKWVSNLPLESIVDINGKIIKPEIPIDSTNIKYEVHIKKIFCISKTAKELPFLLKDANMKETNEEGSIKVNQDNRLNNRCIDLRTYANYSIFCLQSQICTIFKNFLLQNNFIEIHTPKLLGESSEGGANAFQINYFNQKGFLAQSPQLYKQMCINAGFDRVFEVAPVFRAENSNTYRHLCEYVSLDIEMTYKYDFMENVFFYDSLFKHIFTELTKGEKSEMLIKTVKGQYPCEEFQWLEETPIFTYEEAIKMLIQHNKLDLKEEEILSYDMSTDMEKELGKIVKASHHTDYYIIINFPSALRPFYTMYKEDDPAISNSYDFFMRGEEILSGSQRISDVKLLLDNIKRFNLDASKLNFYIDSFAYSSYPHSGCGIGLERVLMLFLGLNNIRKTSLFPRDPKRLIP is encoded by the coding sequence ATGGAAGGGGAAACCAAACAGGTGAACGACAAGGAGGGTAATCATGTGGCAAACGCAGCTGACGAAGTGAGtgataagaagaaggagaaaaaagcaaaaaagttagcagagaaagagaagaagctaGCCAAGAAGGCAGAAAGGGAgaaccaaaaaaatgaagccaCTAAAGTTTTGGAGCACGTTTGCgaggacataaaaaaggacaacTATGGATTTGTCACAGTTagtaaaatgaaggaaaataaagacgACATAAAGTTGCTCAATTTGGAAGAAATATACCACACGTTGATGAAGGTGGGAGGAAGTGCGAAAGTTGATAATGCGAAGAGAGAAGACACAGCTAGCCATTCTGTAGTAGCACAATCCGATGAAGAGCATCTACTCCAAGGTGATATCTGGGTTAGAGGCAGAATCCACGATATCAGGAGCAAAGGGTCCTTAGCCTTCATCATTTTGAGGCAAAAACTGTACTCCATGCAGTGTATACTAGACATAAAAAACAACGACAACGATAAGAACATGATGAAGTGGGTAAGTAACCTTCCACTAGAGTCTATTGTAgacataaatggaaaaataataaagccAGAAATTCCAATCGATAGCACCAATATAAAGTACGAAGTACACATAAAGAAGATATTTTGCATAAGCAAGACGGCGAAGGAGTTGCCCTTTTTGTTAAAGGACGCAAATatgaaagaaacaaatgaggaaggaagcatTAAGGTCAATCAGGACAATCGCTTAAACAACAGATGTATCGATTTGAGGACCTATGCCAATTATAGCATCTTCTGTCTGCAGTCTCAAATATGCAccatttttaagaattttttactACAAAATAATTTCATCGAAATACATACTCCCAAACTGCTAGGAGAAAGCAGCGAAGGAGGAGCTAATGCTTTTCAGATTAACTACTTCAACCAGAAGGGATTCCTAGCACAGTCCCCCCAACTGTACAAGCAGATGTGTATTAACGCCGGATTTGACAGGGTATTCGAGGTGGCCCCCGTTTTTCGAGCAGAAAATAGTAACACATATAGACACCTCTGTGAGTACGTATCGTTAGACATAGAAATGACCTACAAGTATGATTTTATGGAAAACGTCTTTTTCTACGATTCATTGTTTAAGCATATTTTCACCGAGTTaacaaaaggagagaagAGTGAAATGCTTATTAAGACTGTAAAGGGTCAATACCCATGTGAAGAATTTCAATGGCTAGAGGAGACTCCAATTTTTACTTACGAAGAGGCCATAAAAATGCTAATACAACATAATAAGCTTGActtaaaggaggaggaaattttATCCTATGATATGTCCACCGATATGGAAAAGGAATTgggaaaaattgttaaggCTTCTCATCACACGGATTACTACATTATTATAAATTTCCCCTCAGCGCTAAGGCCTTTTTATACTATGTACAAGGAAGACGATCCAGCCATTTCTAACTCGTATGATTTTTTTatgaggggggaagaaattctATCAGGATCCCAACGTATTAGCGATGTGAAATTATTGCTGGACAATATCAAGCGGTTTAACTTGGACGCAAGCAAACTGAACTTTTACATCGACTCGTTTGCCTATTCGTCTTACCCCCACTCTGGATGTGGCATTGGCCTCGAGCGCGTCCTCATGCTGTTCCTCGGTCTGAACAACATCCGCAAGACTTCGCTCTTCCCACGGGACCCCAAGCGACTCATCCCATGA